TCCTTAATGGACCTTACTAGTAATGTTTTAAAGGTACTAAtaataactgaaaatgaataataatctTACTTGGTTTTGTTTAAGTTCCAGATAAATTAGCTGGGCTTCCACAGTCCGGCTTCTTTAACTCCAATGAATTCTGAAGTTCAACAGCTTGTCTCTTTAGATCACTGTCAACAGTCATCTATTTTCAAATAGAATAATGAGAATTAAGATTTCTTTTCACCAGATATAATAATGAAGACTGTACCTCCAAAAGCCTGTCTGAAACAGTCTTGTTTTGTCTCGAATGGCTCTTCTGTGTGTGTCCCTctaggtatttttttatagaaatcCTTTCACAAaagcaataaaagttttaatcAATAAGAATCTCACACGCATTTTATAAcaaaattaccattttttgTAGTAAAAAACAACCATTAACAATTGTATTGTTATTATCAAACACGTGACTACTGAAAAGCCAGGTAAATTCGTCTGCAAACTGTCGGTtgccaaatttgaaatttgaatacaaGTGGAACTGTGGAAGGCCTCAGACATACATAATACTCTTAAACAGAGACTGTACGCAGCCGTGTGTCTTCATGTGTCACAActggataaaataaaaaaataaaaataaaaataaaaataatagaaatttccATATAAAAACATTACCACTAACCACTGTCAGTAGAGTCGATGACACAACATCGATCTAAATAATTCATAATCGTGTGTATCAGAATCGATAGCTAACTTTATTTAAGGTGTTTATGATAAGCATGAAAACAGTGAGCtcaaagctttttttctaactaCAAAACAGCTATGTAATGTAAGCTTTCTATTAGCAACGTAAAACCAATCAGAAAAATTTTGCATAATTCGAACTGGCTACTAGCTGAATATAAACGCCCCGTTTAGGTGAATTTTTCTAGGTTGAATATGGACAAAAGAACCTACCTTTCAGCCCAGTTATTTTTAGCTAGTAGGTCCAACTTAACTATCTAGCTTCTAGCTATTGACTACCCACCCTTTtcgtaaaaaacaaattaaatatagAACTGCATCGGTAGTACCCCAAGACACACAGTAACGATTCCACGTTCGTGAGACTCACTCCATATATAAACTTTCCTCTCTTCAACTCTTTTCTTGTCAAGTACGTTTTATTTCATCTCACTATTCCATCCGTACTTAATTACTATTCAAAATTGATCgtgtaatatatatttatgtacaGCATAGTAAAACAATCTTGAAATGGATCTTAAATCTGGATTAgcctttttaaattgtgtgCTCAGCAAGAGCAGTTCGTTGGACAAACCATACCATTATAATTACACCGACATTTCTGATAACGGGATCAAGTTCTCTAGGGGAGGAAAGGAATACATCCGCCCGTGCGGATGGAATCGTTTTGCGTTGAAAGTCAAAGGCAAGTACCCGGACGATATTTGGCTAGAAGGGAAAACACCTCGGGCTGACCAATTCTCTTCCGCCGAAGGAGAATGGCCAGTGTCCTACTCCTACCATAAGGATCTACCCATTACAGAAGAAGGAAAGCGTTTCAACTATGGCAACGGAATTTACTCGACACCTGACATCGAAGTCGCATGCAAATATGCCGTGGCGATCCCGATGAACGGAAAAACATGCAAGGTCATCATGCAAAATCGTGTCAACCCTAAAAATGTGAAGATAATAAGCAAAGCTGAAACTGGTGTGGGCGAGTATTGGATCTCACCCAGTGACGACGATGTTCGCGCTTATGGCATCTGCATTAAAGAATGTTGATTTTACTATATGCACATCTAAAAATACTGAAAGCcaataatttaaatatgaGGCGTTCACTGAGTGCCTAAATATTGTGAtccaacagaaaataaaatagtagcGAGGGAAGGCggtgtttattattttagtatTGCTTCTTCGTGCTTCTTAAACTCTCTGAACGTCTTTGAACTATAACTACCAAATTTAGGCTACTTCATTTGAATGAGTGACGTTGTCGTGCCACCCAAATCGTAATTTGCATTAACGTCTCATCATTCAAAACGGGAGCGAACCCAAACAATTGAAGATATAGAAAACTGGAACTATAGTGGGTGCCATTATTGGACCTCGTCcagtgaaaaatgttttggcgCCTATATGACATCGGCATTAAAGGATGTTTGCATGTTCAAATATCGAagccaataataaataataatggaaGGTGTTGGGGGCCTGAGAGTTGCAGCTCCGACACAACAATCAAAACGAGTAGACGTGTCTGGTAAGGAGCGTCGTCCAGACGGGATTAATTTAGACCAAGCTTCAAGTCTGCGTTCCATCGGGTCCTGAGTATAAGGAGACGTCACCCCTTAATACCAGCATAGCGCAGACAACAACCGTGCGATCTGACTCTGAACAAgttttgatttagttttaatttccTATCCTTATAGACTTACGTTGTTACGAATTTAACATAcaaaattcatcttttttaagGGCACTGCAAATAGTTCCAGAATGGATAATCAAACCGGATTGACAATTTTGAGTTCGGTACTCGACAAAATGTCGTACCCGAACCAAATATTGTCACCTGGTCAAGACGATTCGAAAGGCATAGACGTCGGAGTTCTACACAGATTGCTGATGAAAGGATGCTACATAAAAGGCCGGGATAATACAAAAGATGGTAAGCTTAGCCAGTACAAACAACGTGAAATTAATTACAGTCCATAAATTTCTTATTGGAACCTTCGATCTAGAAGATGGAGGGACATCGCAAACGATACATGTCTTTATCAAAAACTTGACAGGGAAAACTATTCAGTTCTCCATTAGTCCCTTAGCCAAAGTTGAGGATTTAAAGGACATGATCCGTTCAAAGGAAGGCATTCCAATAGATCAGCAACGCTTGATTTTTGATGGTAATCAGCTGGAAGATGGAAAAACTTTGGAACATCACAACATTAAACATGAAAGCACGCTACACCTTGTACTGAGATTGAGGGGAGGAGGAGAACTTATTGTTTTACGACCTTCATTGTTGGACACACCGTACCATTACGATTTCACCAACATTTCTGATAACGGAGTCAAGTTCTGTAGAGGAGGATCGATCTACATCCGCCCGTGCGGATGGCAACGATACGCATTAAAAGTCAAAGGCAAGTTCCCGGACGATATTTGGCTGCAAGGTAAAACATCTCGGGCTGACCAATACTCTTCCGCTGAAGACGAATGGCCAGTGTCCTACCACGGAACTTCTTACCACAACGGTCTCTCAATCGCAGAGGAAGGATATAAATTGAGTAAAGGAGAGCGTTTCTTGTACGGCAAAGGTATTTACTCGACCCCCGATATCGGGGTGGCATCCCTATATGCTGTTGAAGCCAACGTAGAcggaaaaatttataaattcgTCGTGCAAAATCGTGTCAACcctcgaaatttaaaaaaagttggtaAAGATGTAACGAAAATAGGCGAATATTGGATCTCGCCTAATGACGAAGATATTCGCCAATATGGCTTCTGCATCAAAgaatgttgacattttttgtttctttgtttgcattttaaaaaattgcagcCAATAAAAGTACTTTTGTCAATAATCacgataaaatgaaattttttcgtgCATAGTTAACAGAACATTTTTAACCCcgtttcaaaaaacaaataaattttgaagttGCCATGTAAGTTCTCATGAACTCTATGAAAGACAGTAGACGACATGTGCCAAACGGAAATGCAATCATCGTTCTACTGACAAGAAAACCAAAGCTGTACTCGGACTACGCGTTAATTTACAAGCGAGCTTGTATGTTTAGATCAccttttcaaccaaaaaatatttgcaacaATTGTGTATAGCGCCTAAATTCCCTAAAAGATCTTACTAGTACTGCAGTGTTTAAAAGACTAAATAAAATACTGAAAACCTAAAAcgaaattattcttttcacCAGCATAGATACAGTATGATTATAAAAACTGTACCTTCAAGGGATTTGCTTCTTACGAGATTGTCGACAATACTATTCACAAAAGCAATGAAAGTAATTAGAAAATTGCAATTTTcacatacatttttttcaatagaacTACTCATTcccaaagttaaaaaaaaaattacacaaaagaAACTATTTGGTTTGATCACGAGTCTGGACAGCTCAAGACGGTGATTGTGCGTCGCAACGTTTTTCCTATACATGcctatatttgaaattttggacACTCAATTTAATAATTCCCAACTGAGCCGAAGTGAGCCTAAGTAACCAATAAGCTTTAGTTAGCAAACCCtggataaaataaagaaattgaaaaaaaaaaatcattacaaTTACCGAGACCATAGTGCTGAGACCTACTAAttggaaagaaaatgtaaaaatttgcttgaataattttgatttctaattgATTTTATATGGTTTGCTTATGCCTCTCCCATGTGAACCTCGCAACTCAAGGGAATGACGGATGCCAGCATGTATTATTTTTGGAGGGCACTGTGTATTATGACCGAATGACTTAGCCTgaagttattttattattacttataTAAATAGGGTAGTGAATCGCGCTACGCAAAGCTAGCTCCAGAGATGGCGTTGTGGAATTATTAGAAGGGACGGACCCGGACAAATCACGATCCTTGAATCTAGAGTATTCTTTGAGGCGTTGAGCGAGTCAGGTTCTCTTGGCGTGACTTCTCCTGGTGTAACTTCACGCTCTAACAcccatttctgtttgtttttttctctgtgaTTTCGGTGCAGTCACCAGTTTCGTTTGCAGACAGTTAGTCTCTAGCGCGGATTTTATTTGCCAAACTTAAAGGATAAGGTTGCTGTCAATTTAGTTGTGAGGTCTAGTCTAATAATCCAATTGGAATTCAGGGTCCTCACTTCTACTTATTTAAGTAATGCTTATAATTACACAATCTGATTGCTACGTATACGCgcaagtatttttaaataaatactttcatttaaatatttcaggtACACAAATGGATAGTGAAACAGGACTGGCCATTTTAAGTGCCGTATTAAAAGGCATGTCGTGCCCAAACCGAATACTCACAAGTGAAGAGGATAAATCGACTGGAATTGACGTCAAGGATCTGCACAAGATTTTGTTGAAAGGATGCTATTACCATCTGGAACGGGAAAACAAACCGGACACTCCTAGTGCAGGTAACAGAAATAATTTAGTATCctgtaaaaagtgaaataataaatgaatgaatgaattaattattagCTACTGACAATCGAAATGAACTCGGCAAGGAAAACTCCAACGTTGATGATACGAAAAAGTCTGTATAAACATTAACGTTTTCGTAGAAACTAAAGACGGGAAATCATTTCCCTCAACTATTAAATCCACAACGGCGATTGCTGAATTAAAAGACATCATATTATCAATAGAAGATATTCCACCAGCAGACACTCGACGCTTG
The window above is part of the Daphnia pulex isolate KAP4 chromosome 3, ASM2113471v1 genome. Proteins encoded here:
- the LOC124190843 gene encoding uncharacterized protein LOC124190843; the encoded protein is MDNQTGLTILSSVLDKMSYPNQILSPGQDDSKGIDVGVLHRLLMKGCYIKGRDNTKDEDGGTSQTIHVFIKNLTGKTIQFSISPLAKVEDLKDMIRSKEGIPIDQQRLIFDGNQLEDGKTLEHHNIKHESTLHLVLRLRGGGELIVLRPSLLDTPYHYDFTNISDNGVKFCRGGSIYIRPCGWQRYALKVKGKFPDDIWLQGKTSRADQYSSAEDEWPVSYHGTSYHNGLSIAEEGYKLSKGERFLYGKGIYSTPDIGVASLYAVEANVDGKIYKFVVQNRVNPRNLKKVGKDVTKIGEYWISPNDEDIRQYGFCIKEC